In the Pogona vitticeps strain Pit_001003342236 chromosome 2, PviZW2.1, whole genome shotgun sequence genome, ccccagtgtgagttctttgatgtgaactcaggtgaactctctgactaaagctctttccacactccatgcatgtatatggtttctcccctgtgtgaattcttagatgtgAACTAAGGTTACTGCTGTgcctgaagcactttccacattgcatgcatttatgtggtttctcccctgtgtgcgttctttgatgggCACGAAGGCTACTGCCATCAGCAAAGCTCattccacattgcatgcatttatatggtttctccccagtgtgaattctttgatgagaACTCAGGTGAActctctgactaaagctctttccacattccatgcatgtatatggtttctcccctgtgtgaattctaaGATGTAAACGAAGgctactgctctgactgaagcactttccacattccatgcatttatgtggtttctcccctgtgtgcgttctttgatggTTACGAAGGCTACTGCCATCAGCAAAGCTCattccacattgcatgcatttatgtggtttctccccagtgtgaattatTTGATGTGAACTAAGATGACAGCTGCgcttgaagctctttccacattccatgcatgtatatggtttctcccctgtgtgaattctaaGATGTAAATTCAGGCTACTGCTAcaagtgaagctctttccacattccatgcatttatatggtttctccccggtgtgagttctttgatgtctactcaggccactgctgtgactgaagctcttcccacattccatgcatttatatggtttctccccattaTGAGtactttgatgggaactcagggcacagctgtgactgaagcactttccacattccatgcatttatatggtttctcccctgtgtgcgttctttgatgAGAACTCCGGTGAAATTGGGAATTGAAGCTCattccacattgcatgcatttgtatgatttctccccagtgtgagttctttgatgtgaactcaggtgaactctctgactgaagctctttccacattccatgcatgtatatggtttctcccctgtgtgaattcttagatgtgaactaaggtatctgctctgactgaagctctttccacattccatgcatgtatatggtttctcccctgtgtgcgttctttgatgggaattcaGGGAACTGctacgactgaagctcttcccacattccatgcatttatatggtttctgaccagtatgagttctttgatggttactcagggtactgctgtgactgaagcactttccacattccatgcatttataaggtttctcccctgtgtgcgttCTTTGGTGGGTACGAAGGCTACTGCCATCAGcaaagctcattccacattccatgcatttatatggtttatccccagtgtgagttatttGATGTGAACTAAGATGACAGCTGCgcttgaagctctttccacattccatgcatgtatatggtttctccccactgtgagttcttagatgtgaactaaggtgactgctttgactgaagctcttcccacattccatgcatttatatggtttctccccattaTGAAtactttgatgggaactcagggcacagctgtgactgaagcactttccacattccatgcattcgtatggtttctcccctgtgtgcgttctttgatgAGAACTCCGGTGAAATTGGGAATTGAAGCTCATTCCACATTGCATGtatttgtatgatttctccccagtgtgagttctttgatgtgaactcaggtgaactctctgactgaagctctttccacattccatgcatgtatatggtttctcccctgtatgaattcTAAGATGTAACCTCAGCCTACTGCTAcaagtgaagctctttccacattccatgcatgtatatggtttctcccctgtgtgaattcttagatgtgaactaaggtatctgctctgactgaagctctttccacattccatgcatgtatatggtttctcccctgtgtgcgttctttgatgggaattcaGATAACTGctacgactgaagctcttcccacattccatgcatttatatggtttctcaccagtaTGAGTTGTTTGATGGTTATTCAGggtactgctgtgactgaagcactttccacattccatgcatttatatggtttctcccctgtgtgcgttctttgatgggTACGAAGGCTACTGCCATCAGcaaagctcattccacattccatgcatttatatggtttatccccactgtgagttctttgatgtaaactcagTTGAACTCTCTGACtatagctctttccacattccatgcatgtatatggtttctcgcCACTGTGAGTTCTTAGATGTGAACTAAGGTGACTGCCCTgactaaagcactttccacattccatgcattcatatggtttctcccctgtgtgcgttCTTAGATGGGAATTCAGGGAACTGAtatgactgaagcacttcccacattccatgcatttgtacggtttctcccctgtgtgcgttctttgatgggATCTGAGGTTGCTGCTCttactgaagcttttcccacactgtAGGCATTTCTCGCCTCTCAGAGGTTTGTCACGTGAAGTACAATCACTGTGCATCGTGATGCTCTTGCCTTTTTCTATGCATTGACTTCGTTTCTACTCTAGATGGACTGTGTCAAGTCTTTTGATATCTGAGGCACCCTTGAATGTTTATTTGCCTAGGGAAACCTTTGtcctttcttttgatttttttcaggTCATCAGAAGTGTATCAAATTCCCTAGCAGGAGAAGCTGGagttttctttatctctttttttcctggcttcccttctccccttttcctccttttaagtGTGTAGAATTTTTTTGGTGCTCCAcacttgggttttgttttcaatGAAAGAATGACTGGCTCCATAGAATTCCTGTCATCCTCTTCATCACCTtatagaggaaaaaaaagagataaaagaggagtGCAACGTAAAAGAAATATCTTACTTGTTTGGAGAAGTTCAAATCCCGAGGGCCCGATGAAGTGCATCTAAGGATATTGAAGGATTAGGTTGAAGAAATTGCAGAACCACTGTCTAAATATTCTCGTGTCATCATGGGAGGTGGGTGACGAGCCAGACAGGTGGAGGGGAGCTGACAATGTCCCTATCTATAAAAAGGAGAACCCGGGAACTGCAAACCATTCAGCCTGACATCCATCTCAGCGAAAATTCTTGAGCAGATTACAGAACAGACACTTTGCAAGCAGATTCCAAAGAAGGCAGTTAGAACTGAAAACCGACatagaaagactgaaggaactggacaTGTATTGCTTTGAGAAAAAGCGCCTGGGGGGAAGAGAGacgtgatttttttctttttcttttttcgaACATGGCGGACGGGTGCTACTTTGTATTGGTCTGGTCTCTgtggtttgttatttgttttcttttgttaaattgtgtttaattattttttacctCATTTGATCCTAAAAGCCGGCATTTCAACAAGAGACAGAAATGACTGTAAGAGGGATGGAATCTCAGGGGGTGAGTGAAAAGCTTGGGCTGGGTGTTCTTCTAAGAACATCATGGGAGGTTCAGAGTGGCTCCCCCACTTGACAGCAGTACCGTCACTAACATCCAGAAAATTGTGGGAACTGAATGATCCATTCATGATGGACAGTCTAATCTCTTGGGACTTAATCCATTGGATTTCTGAACAGGAAGGACATTTAGGGTCCTGCTGAAGTCCTGGATTAACATCTCATTTGAATCTCAATTTTAAATTTTGGATTAGGCTCCCACACCTACCGTCACTTACAGAAATTGATGAAGGCTCAGAAGATGTTCGGATCAAATTCCTAACATTGTTACCATCTGTACCCAGGACAAGATTTATAGGGCATTTTCTTTTAACAACATAATGAGGCTTTAAACTTTATAGGATACAGAAAACTTTCCCACCAAGTTTTATTGATACACTGCTTTTCATGGAGAGGGAAGGCAAGAGAATATGGTTTGGATGTATTTGAAACATCGTGTAGACATGAAAGAATGACTATCTCCCTGCCTCAGAACCATTGCTGCTGACAAAACCCAGGGGGGATTGCTTTACCTTTTAAGTTTGATGAATTAACCTATCATCCATTTTATGAAATCCAACTCATATATCTGAGTTTAAATCCCATTGAGTACTGCTTTTGCTTCTCTATCACTTGAGGGAGTGGGGGAGATGTAAATTAACCTGGAAATTTAGCTCATAACTTAACTATTGACCCATTAACACTATAATTAAAACTTCGAATTTTATAATTGATCAAACCTACTGAAAATTATTTCATCAACCAGAACTGATTAACTGAGAAATTATATTATGGCAATTTTATAAACTGTATACACCAACTGACTAACTCTTTTAAAtcagatataccgtatttttcgctccataagacgcacctctccataagacgcaccacatttttaggcgaagaaaacagggaaaaaataatctgggaatttcggcctgctgggccagtgggagtgagggtgggggaagcctccaaagggtccgagagtgccttccaggacccttcgttTAAGATGTCAGCATCAGAGCTGAATAAGAATATGCTATTAAAGGGcattaaattaaatacagtatatcatccTACAACTTCAATCAGAATTTCAGACCAACTGTTATTTAGTACAGCTCTCAAGTGGAGCAGAATAACAAATcgcacactttgctttacctTCTTTGAGTGCCAAATGGAGACAGGTGATAAAGAAAGCACTCATGCACAAGCTATGAAGTTTCCCCCAGAAATTAATTCTAACCCCCAGATTCCTATCTCAGAAAAATTTCCAAAATGGCACACAAATATGCCTCTGCTGGAGAGATTACTGGAGCTGTCCCAGCAAATACACTTATTACCAATGTAATACCAGACTCCTAAAGAAACAGAACTCTCTGGTTTGGTGGGGGAGGGCAGCtgggggcagagggagaaagcaaaactggtatttatgtgttggctttttttcccctctacaaTTCTGTGTGCAGGAAACCAGGATGTTGCTGAAGACATTATTAGTAATATACAAGTGCTTTTGCAGTCACTGGAGAGAAAAAATTGAATGTTCCTAGCTAAAAGGGAAGTAAAGGAATGCTAAACTCAGGCTACTAGAAATTTCATCAAGATGATGTATTCCCATCATAAATATATCCAAATATAGCTGGAGGTGGAAATGCAACAGTTTATACTATGAACAGAGCACCAAGTATAGCATGAACAAAAGCAGCCTATTTGGATTTAAACCTATTTAGAAAATGAGATTATATCAACTCAAATCCAAACAATTCACCAGAAGTGATATACAGATCACATCCTCCAATACCTGTTGTCATGACAAGCATACAGATTTACACTTCACCTTTACTTTGACACTgacattttcctttaaaagccAGATGTTACCATTTATCAGTACAAAACACTAACTACAATATTAACTACACTCTCTAATATTAACACTAACTACACTCTCTAGTAATCCATTCTACCATGTTTAGATGTATACTTTCTACATATTTCAAAAACCTCATTGGAAGATAGATTATTCAGTAAGCTATACAGAAAAAGCTATCTCACCCCTGGGCTACCCAAACAGAACTAGCACCCAGTACCTAGTAATGCTAATGgggcagaaaagaggaaaaaaaacaatatgtGCTTCGACATTCTTTTGCTGATATGAAACTGAAATCACAATCTAAAAATTTCACTATTCAACAACTTTTAAACTTTGCAATGTTTGAAACATTATACAGAGAAGCTTGTCTAACTGAGATAGCAGAGAAGCCATACAAGCTTCTCTGCATAATGGCAATTCCCATGCCATACCCAACTGATCTCTTTAACTTCTTCCTTGCCATTTTCACTCCCAATTcacccttccactttcttttctgCTGGACTTGCTAGGAATGAAGGGAAATGCTGAGCTTCAATTTTGCCTAGACTCACACACCTTGTGGTAACAAAGCTCTGCCTCTTAATTCTATTTCTACAAAAACTAGTTGCAATCACCCAGAAAGTActttgcacaggctcagagggAACAGATTGACCAAGCTTTGGAGGTCCCTAACTCAAACTGCCACCTcagctttcccttttttaaaaggctacagCTGACTTCCCCTAAAAACTCACATCTCTTTAAAAAGCTTTCACACCTTAACTCTGCCACTCAGTCCCATTGTTTCCCATGGCTCTTCCAGATGTGCTCACTTTCAATGGGCCAGGCATTAGTCTTTGTACCAACAGTCTCATCACTAAAGATGCCCTTTATTTTGACTCAGACTAGAGCAGCAGACATGCCATCAGCCACAGAGTTGCCCAAGAGCCACACTAAAAGTGAAGGGATTGgagctgggggcggggggagaagaggaaaagagtgCAAAGATTTGGGAACTGAGAACGAACCCACTTCTCGCCTGTAGTGTCAATGCAAACTCTTCTCCCGAGTACCGCGAAGGAAGTCTTAAGTTTAGAGGCTAATTCCCAATCGCGAGTGGTTGCAACCGGCAGCCCCAGGGGGCGGGGGAGGGTTTAAAGGCACAGCGCTCTGCAATTGTTGCTGGACTTCCATTCAACTTACCCCAGGAGACCTCACGAAGAGGCCAACCAGCTCTCTTCTCCTCTAGTTTTTGTCTTAACAGCAGGAGCCTCGTCAGCCCCTCTCCCTGCCTGCCCATCTCCCTCTCTACACGCTCCGTCAAGACCATCCAGCCAAAAAGTTGTCTCCCGGGAATTCTGCCTCAgacccccttccttccctccctcccgtcccTTTTCTCCCACCAACGCGCCTAAGCAAAACACTGACGCCTGCAATGTGGGGAGGTGCAGACCCGCTGCTGATGCTGTTGAGGGAGCAGCCGAAAGTGTGCGGTGTGTCTGCACAGCACCAGCAGAAGCGCTGCCGCCAAATATGCATGCAGCAAGCGAAACTCCCGAGACCCAGCAGTGCGAGCGAGCgagtctctgctagcagagaggatAGTCGCCGCCGGCTCTGCCAAGACCCAGCAGTGCAAGTGAGTCTCTGcgtctctgctagcagagaggatAGTTGCAGCCATCTCCTGAGACCCAGCAGTGCAAGCGAGTCTCCGCTAGCAGAGAGGATAGTCGCTGCCACCAACAATCCCCcctccatttttccttttcccgGTCGTGGAATCCAACCAAAACAAAAGCCTCAAAAGCtgccgattttgcccccgctggccccgttgGGAGTTGGGGGAGCTCCCAGGAGTtctggaaggcagactcggacccttgggaggctcccccccacggggtcagtgggggtgaaatcgctGCCTTCACTCAATAAGACGCAGAGACTTTCCCAAGCACGTTTTGGaagagaaaaagtgtgtcttatggagcaaaaaatacagtatactatTTATTCTCACATTGCACCTTAACCACAACAGCATTTGTCATCTGAGATCGTGGTCCTGTGACCTAGTGTAGGGAATGAATAACATCCAAATGGCAATGGGCAGGGAAAAGTACAGTGCTGGCCCAAGAGGAAGTAGATCTAGAAGAAAGGGGGTCAGATATCTGAAGCCTGTCCCTTCTTCTAGCTTGGATGCCAGTGGCCAGATATGAGGTAACTTGCTCAGGCAACCCTTGTGACCGTGTgagtgggtttatttatttattggatttctctcccgctcatctagaccaaaggcctattctgggcggtttacaaatataaaaacaataaaaccaaaaacatatattataggtcaAAGATGGCGAAGTATActaaattaagatatggcaggaaggaaagcctgcccaaataaacAGGTTCTAAGGTTAtttctgaaaacacccagagagggagccatgCGGATCTcaactggcaagttgttccaaaggctagggaccactgccgagaaggccctcctcctttccttctagACCTCCCTCAGTATTagacccctcagctgccctgcaTGGCTGGAATGAATgattctggcagaactgggtgggagaaggtgctccgccagatattgaggtcctaaaccatttagggttttatatgtcatcataaggactttgaaatcaatgtggaaacgaatgggcagccaatgcaaggcggccagcgtggGGGGATATGTTGGTACATTTTCagccctgtaagaagtctggccaccgtgTTTTGtatcatctgaagtttccgtgacagtctcaaaggcagccccacgtagaatgcattacagtagtctaatcttgatactatgagtgcatggaccaaagtggtgagcgccgccacatcaagatagggacacagctgggcaatctgccaaatgtggaaatgtgtggaatggaccacagatgacacctgggtctccatggtgagcaccgggtccagatgtacacccaaactgcgaacctcaatctcggtggtaagagtcacccccccaaaggaaagtgAGTTTCACAGACCACTGATATCTGGGACACCCACCTGAAAGACCTATGTCTTGCTTGGATTCAGCCTCAGtgcattcacctgcatccattgccgaacagcccccaggcagcactcaagggacgaaacagcatccactgttattgggaaaaaggagatgtagagggGCGGAGCAACAGGCAGTGAATTCTCAGGGCTCTGAGAACCCCTGGGTTTTATTCTGTGTCAGCAGACCCTCCAAGAAAGGAGGCAAGTTTTCAACAGGAGAAGTGGGCTTGCAGCAGGGAAGCTTGGAGACGCTGGAGAATTCAGACTTGCAATCTGCTTTTTTTGGAAGAGTTTCCTTTCCTCATTGCAACTGACTTGTGAAGTCGCCATGATGAATTGGTGTGTAGCTGCCCGGAAAAGGGGAGAAATGAAGATTTatgatctgactgcatgaacagaaggTGAACGACTATTTTTATGGCAAGTAACAGatgtgtgggggtgccattctcgaggttgctaagccacatgggtgttgtagtgtagagaaacctctcctagcatcctgtggctgcttctgaggggaggaggagctgccaccattcctcctctttctcattatcatagagagcttgctatACAGGCCttcccttaggccaatcagagagcttgattaattgcctttctccagaccaaccctaTAACaagatgtaaccattgtcctatctgaaccctgtctactatctgtaatgctgtcacgacctgtgaccttgtaatgttaataaaaggacagtctcctgggaaCAGGGCAGACCAAGAGAGAGGAGGCAGACAAGAGGGAGAGAACCTCACAGatggagaagacttctcattctgctttctTGCTGAGTCACCCActaggagtactgctggcagacatccatctctgtgtgtggctgacttccttaatctattgctaagagactctttgctatcctattatctggagatcaccacaaagcccatcaacctgctcattgcctgaacccaacataattttttttctttcttggaagcCAGTTTGTGGCGATAGATCTCTTAAGCGGCAGAGAATCTTTTGGCAATGTTGGAGGGCTTTTTTAACTGCGCCACAACTGATAGGTTTTCCACCTTAACCCTCCCTCCCTAagatttggctttttttaaattagaagctTGAGAATCTTGAATGACTATGAACAACTTAATCCATGGAACTTTACTTTGAGCCATAAAGGgggattataaatcaaatagtCACTTTTATGACCAGAGTGTTCTCCGCAGGACTCTGAATTCATTCAGAGTCAAGGAGCTAGGAGGGAAACCTGAGCAATTTAGTCTGTTTGACTCTTATGGTTTTGGATGAGAGATTGAGGGTGAGAATCATTATTGGGATTTAAAATGGAGGCTTATCTTGTATGCTGTCTTCAGGAATTTCAATTTAATCTCATCAATTATCTCAAGGCTCCTGTTTCAGAACTGGAGACAGAAATCAAAACAATACTTCTTGGCTGGGACATTAAGATAGAGACAGGAGACAAAGACTGTATTTACTGAATTTTCTGAACAACTACTATCGCCAGAGAAAGAGACTACTGCTCTTAAGAAGGAGATGGGACACAAAATTACTGACTGCTTTGAATTCATTGGACGATTGCctctggagagggagagagagactttaaaaaaaacagaacaaaatatttaaaaatgaggaaaggagggaCAGGGACAAGGTGGGAAAGCATATGGAGATTACCTTGATGGAAAAGAATGTAAAAGGGAAGGCATGGGTGAATTTagaggcagaaatttatgatcagagatGGGATAGATCTGTGTTGCTCCAAAATCAAGACATCGATTATACTGGGAGGAAATTAGTAAATCGGATAGAAAATACCTTCAAGaaatttcatagatggcatttcaaaactggcaaAAGGGGAGCAAGAGATTAATCTTTAAAGTATGATACTGGagatgagaagcaaaaatgaaaatggGAAAGGTAACCTGCAGATTAAATGATAAAATTTCTTGGTTTGAGAGATATGTAGTCACATATAAAGCAATATGAGTAATTACactatgagcaattttggctAGGTGGGAATCTAAATGGTAGACAAGCATATGTAATTATGAATTTTAGAAAGGttaataaagaataataatataaGATGCTTTTGTTTCTATGGTACATATATAGAGATTAAATATGAGTGAATTACTATACCGATTATATAGACACAAGTAGGTATACAATGTCTTTTTACCTGCAAAAGTGGGGATCTTTGAGAAATGTATTAATCTGGCTtagaacttgtgtgtgtgtgtgtgtgtgtgtgtgtg is a window encoding:
- the LOC110071012 gene encoding uncharacterized protein LOC110071012, with protein sequence MHSDCTSRDKPLRGEKCLQCGKSFSKSSNLRSHQRTHTGEKPYKCMECGKCFSHISSLNSHLRTHTGEKPYECMECGKCFSQGSHLSSHLRTHSGEKPYTCMECGKSYSQRVQLSLHQRTHSGDKPYKCMECGMSFADGSSLRTHQRTHTGEKPYKCMECGKCFSHSSTLNNHQTTHTGEKPYKCMECGKSFSRSSYLNSHQRTHTGEKPYTCMECGKSFSQSRYLSSHLRIHTGEKPYTCMECGKSFTCSSRLRLHLRIHTGEKPYTCMECGKSFSQRVHLSSHQRTHTGEKSYKYMQCGMSFNSQFHRSSHQRTHTGEKPYECMECGKCFSHSCALSSHQSIHNGEKPYKCMECGKSFSQSSHLSSHLRTHSGEKPYTCMECGKSFKRSCHLSSHQITHTGDKPYKCMECGMSFADGSSLRTHQRTHTGEKPYKCMECGKCFSHSSTLSNHQRTHTGQKPYKCMECGKSFSRSSSLNSHQRTHTGEKPYTCMECGKSFSQSRYLSSHLRIHTGEKPYTCMECGKSFSQRVHLSSHQRTHTGEKSYKCMQCGMSFNSQFHRSSHQRTHTGEKPYKCMECGKCFSHSCALSSHQSTHNGEKPYKCMECGKSFSHSSGLSRHQRTHTGEKPYKCMECGKSFTCSSSLNLHLRIHTGEKPYTCMECGKSFKRSCHLSSHQIIHTGEKPHKCMQCGMSFADGSSLRNHQRTHTGEKPHKCMECGKCFSQSSSLRLHLRIHTGEKPYTCMECGKSFSQRVHLSSHQRIHTGEKPYKCMQCGMSFADGSSLRAHQRTHTGEKPHKCMQCGKCFRHSSNLSSHLRIHTGEKPYTCMECGKSFSQRVHLSSHQRTHTGEKLVYIKALTL